A single window of Brevundimonas vitisensis DNA harbors:
- the tmk gene encoding dTMP kinase — MTRGKFITFEGGEGAGKSTQARRLCERLRAAGHEVVQTREPGGSPGAEVIRNIVVAGDAERWSPMTESLLMYASRSDHLEQTIRPALSAGRWVVCDRFADSSRAYQGAGGGVAPEFIEALDRGVVGKDQPDLTLIFDLPVEEGLQRAFGRGLFETRFESKGLAFHQRLRDGFLAIARAHPDRCVVLDATGSEDEVAARVWDAVTARLA, encoded by the coding sequence CAGGCCCGGCGTCTGTGCGAGCGCCTGCGCGCCGCAGGCCACGAGGTGGTGCAGACGCGCGAGCCGGGCGGATCGCCCGGGGCCGAGGTTATTCGCAACATCGTGGTGGCCGGTGATGCCGAACGCTGGTCGCCGATGACCGAAAGCCTTCTGATGTATGCCTCGCGCAGCGATCATCTGGAACAGACCATCCGGCCGGCCCTGAGCGCGGGGCGCTGGGTCGTATGCGACCGGTTTGCCGATTCCAGCCGCGCTTATCAGGGCGCCGGCGGGGGTGTGGCACCCGAGTTCATCGAGGCGCTGGACCGCGGCGTGGTGGGCAAGGATCAGCCGGACCTGACGCTGATCTTCGATCTGCCGGTGGAGGAGGGGCTGCAGCGTGCCTTTGGTCGCGGCCTGTTCGAGACGCGCTTCGAATCCAAGGGACTGGCTTTTCACCAAAGGCTGAGAGACGGGTTCCTGGCCATTGCGCGCGCGCATCCCGACCGCTGCGTCGTCCTCGACGCGACCGGCAGCGAGGACGAGGTTGCGGCGCGGGTCTGGGACGCGGTCACGGCGAGGCTGGCATGA
- a CDS encoding DNA polymerase III subunit delta', producing MSDHPRDRFDLVSDAPAEAAFVDAWQRGRLHHAWLLCGPEGVGKAGFAYRAARRLLGAAPDPSRGRLGSAPTDPVSRLVSAQSHPDLMVLERLVEGGKTKKSISVDQARDLPEFFAKSPSQARYRVAIIDAADDLNTNSANALLKVLEEPPERGVLFLITHAPGRLLATIRSRCRRLAFPVWNEAELARLVRDRTGLDPEEADRIAAMAGGSPGAALALSSGTTLEMDRLARAWVEAPAVDRAEQLAIGDGFRGAEGQARFDMLLDRLMAAVKTRALSEGAGGARWAELWGRLSELPDRTAGLNLDRADALAGALADLARTKAAS from the coding sequence ATGAGCGACCATCCCCGCGACCGGTTCGATCTGGTGTCCGATGCTCCGGCGGAGGCGGCCTTCGTCGATGCTTGGCAGCGCGGCCGTCTGCATCACGCCTGGCTGCTGTGCGGGCCCGAGGGTGTGGGAAAGGCCGGCTTCGCCTATCGCGCCGCACGGCGGCTGCTGGGCGCGGCCCCCGATCCCTCGCGCGGCCGCCTGGGATCGGCACCGACCGACCCGGTCAGCCGCCTGGTGTCCGCCCAGTCGCATCCGGATCTGATGGTGCTGGAACGGCTGGTCGAGGGCGGCAAGACCAAGAAATCCATATCGGTCGATCAGGCTCGCGACCTGCCGGAGTTCTTTGCCAAGAGCCCGTCGCAGGCCCGATATCGCGTCGCCATTATTGATGCGGCGGACGACCTTAACACCAACTCTGCCAATGCCTTGCTGAAGGTTCTTGAGGAACCGCCTGAGCGGGGCGTGCTGTTCCTGATCACCCATGCGCCGGGCCGTCTGCTGGCGACCATCCGGTCCCGGTGTCGGCGGCTGGCCTTTCCGGTGTGGAACGAGGCCGAGCTGGCCAGGCTGGTCCGGGACCGCACCGGGCTGGACCCGGAGGAGGCGGACCGGATCGCGGCCATGGCGGGGGGATCGCCCGGGGCGGCGCTGGCCCTGTCATCCGGCACGACGCTGGAGATGGACCGACTGGCGCGCGCCTGGGTCGAGGCGCCGGCCGTGGACCGGGCCGAACAACTGGCCATCGGCGATGGCTTTCGGGGGGCTGAGGGCCAGGCGCGGTTTGACATGCTGCTGGACAGGCTGATGGCAGCGGTGAAGACGCGGGCCCTGAGCGAGGGAGCCGGCGGTGCGCGCTGGGCCGAGCTGTGGGGCCGACTGAGCGAACTGCCCGACCGGACGGCGGGCCTGAACCTGGATCGTGCTGACGCCCTGGCCGGGGCGCTGGCTGATCTGGCTCGAACCAAGGCGGCCTCCTGA
- a CDS encoding TatD family hydrolase, with product MLIDSHVNLHAPQFDEDRNAVIERARAAGVGLMVEISDKLSTFEATHALAMAHPDIWCTVGVHPHEAKDATDLTPDHLASLAQRPRVVGIGECGLDFHYDLSPRDVQEAVFRTHVEAARLTHLPLVIHTREADADMGRILTEEQARGPVRFLMHCYTSGAELAETAAEMGAWFSVSGIAAFKAADDVRAVVRAMPADRIIVETDCPYLAPPPHRGRRNEPAYVGLVLEKLAEIRGWTVAEAEARTTEAFFNLFGRIPRP from the coding sequence ATGCTGATCGACAGCCATGTGAACCTGCATGCGCCCCAGTTCGACGAGGACCGGAACGCCGTCATCGAGCGGGCGCGCGCGGCGGGTGTCGGCCTGATGGTCGAGATATCGGACAAGCTGTCGACCTTCGAAGCCACCCACGCCCTGGCCATGGCCCATCCCGACATCTGGTGCACCGTGGGCGTCCACCCCCATGAGGCCAAGGATGCAACCGATCTGACGCCTGATCATCTGGCCAGCTTGGCGCAGCGCCCCCGAGTGGTAGGCATCGGCGAATGTGGACTGGACTTCCACTATGACCTGTCGCCGCGCGACGTTCAGGAAGCCGTGTTTCGGACCCATGTCGAAGCGGCCCGCCTGACCCATCTGCCCTTGGTGATCCACACGCGCGAGGCGGATGCGGACATGGGCCGGATTTTGACTGAGGAGCAGGCGAGGGGGCCGGTCCGCTTCCTCATGCACTGTTACACGAGTGGAGCCGAACTCGCAGAAACTGCAGCCGAAATGGGCGCGTGGTTCTCGGTGTCAGGCATTGCGGCCTTCAAGGCGGCGGACGATGTGCGCGCCGTCGTGCGGGCCATGCCGGCAGACAGGATTATCGTCGAGACCGACTGTCCCTATCTGGCGCCGCCGCCGCATCGGGGGCGTCGCAATGAGCCGGCCTATGTCGGCCTGGTTCTTGAAAAGCTTGCCGAAATCCGCGGATGGACCGTGGCCGAGGCCGAGGCGCGGACGACCGAGGCCTTTTTCAACCTGTTCGGCCGGATCCCGAGGCCGTGA
- a CDS encoding MBL fold metallo-hydrolase, giving the protein MDDLEVVVLGCGSSGGVPRGDGDWGLCDPAEPRNRRLRCSLLVRRHGPDGVTTVVVDTSPDLRQQMLANGVKRIDAVLYTHDHADQAHGIDDLRVFAMRARQRIPAWMDAATRSMLEHRFHYIFESVEGYPALLDVNMIPPHGEDWSIDGPGGSIPVRTFDQGHGPIRSVGYRFGPVVYSSDVDAMDDAALAAVEGARLWIVDALRYTPHPTHAHLDRTLDWLRRAGHPQALLTNLHLDMDYNTLSALAPAGVEVAFDNWSRRLSL; this is encoded by the coding sequence CTGGACGATCTTGAGGTGGTGGTCCTGGGCTGCGGGTCCTCCGGCGGCGTGCCGCGTGGGGACGGGGACTGGGGCCTTTGCGATCCCGCAGAGCCACGAAACCGGCGGCTGAGATGTTCGCTGCTGGTCCGCCGTCATGGGCCCGATGGGGTCACGACCGTTGTCGTTGATACGTCGCCCGATCTGCGCCAGCAGATGCTGGCCAATGGGGTCAAGCGGATCGATGCCGTCCTCTATACCCACGACCACGCCGATCAGGCGCATGGGATCGATGATCTCAGGGTATTTGCCATGCGAGCGCGGCAGCGAATCCCGGCCTGGATGGACGCTGCAACGCGATCGATGCTGGAGCACAGATTCCACTATATCTTCGAAAGTGTAGAGGGTTATCCGGCTCTTCTCGATGTGAACATGATCCCGCCTCACGGCGAGGACTGGAGCATTGACGGACCGGGCGGCTCTATTCCCGTGCGGACCTTCGATCAGGGTCATGGGCCGATCCGATCCGTCGGATATCGCTTCGGGCCCGTTGTCTATTCCAGCGATGTGGATGCCATGGACGACGCGGCCCTGGCCGCCGTCGAGGGGGCGCGGCTCTGGATCGTCGATGCTCTGCGCTACACCCCCCATCCAACCCACGCCCACCTGGATCGCACCCTGGACTGGCTCCGGCGTGCGGGGCACCCGCAGGCCCTGTTGACCAATCTCCATTTGGATATGGATTACAACACCTTGTCGGCGCTTGCTCCGGCTGGGGTCGAGGTTGCTTTCGATAATTGGTCGCGTCGCCTGAGCCTGTAG
- a CDS encoding flavodoxin family protein: MPSTKQPAYDDLKAIFLNCSLKRSSEPSHTQRLMDVADAIMTANGVKTETLRIADLDVPPGVQPDMTECGWPSDGWPDVQKKVMDADILVIGTPIWLGDKSSICTRVIERLYGYSGELNAKGQSAYYGRAAGCIITGNEDGIKHVAMNLLYSLQHLGYVIPPQADAGWIGEAGPGPSYGDDGEGLDNDFTQRNTTFMAWNLMHMARMLKDAGGIPSYGNQRTAWDKGERFDHPNPEYR, translated from the coding sequence ATGCCGAGCACCAAACAGCCCGCCTATGACGACCTGAAAGCCATCTTTCTGAACTGCAGCCTCAAGCGGTCCAGCGAGCCGTCGCACACCCAGCGGCTGATGGACGTGGCCGACGCGATCATGACGGCCAATGGCGTGAAGACCGAGACCTTGCGGATCGCCGACCTGGATGTTCCGCCGGGGGTTCAGCCCGACATGACGGAATGCGGCTGGCCGAGCGATGGCTGGCCCGACGTGCAGAAAAAGGTGATGGACGCCGACATCCTGGTCATCGGCACGCCGATCTGGCTGGGCGACAAGTCGTCGATCTGCACCCGGGTGATCGAACGCCTGTACGGCTATTCTGGCGAACTGAATGCCAAGGGACAGTCCGCATACTATGGCCGGGCGGCCGGCTGCATCATCACAGGCAATGAGGATGGCATCAAACATGTTGCCATGAACCTGCTGTATTCCTTGCAGCATCTTGGCTACGTCATTCCGCCGCAGGCGGATGCGGGCTGGATCGGCGAAGCGGGTCCGGGGCCATCCTATGGCGACGACGGCGAAGGCCTCGACAACGACTTCACCCAGCGGAACACGACCTTCATGGCCTGGAACCTGATGCACATGGCCAGGATGCTGAAGGATGCAGGCGGCATTCCCTCATATGGAAATCAACGCACTGCCTGGGACAAGGGCGAACGTTTCGACCATCCAAACCCGGAATACCGCTGA
- a CDS encoding LVIVD repeat-containing protein, with protein sequence MFVRNALLSSAAALAVLAASTAVHAQNTAVQPPSVRVDERATLSAGVADAGQAISGMVLEHAMRAPPGFYDPETIFVVPETQEEANAMMERMRSDPNRFSPLALANTDMAMADGKLFVGSFHGFNAYDVSGDGAPQLVMSVVCPGGQGDLSVHGNLLFMSVEENRGRLDCGSSGADGQINAERFRGIRIFDISDMSAPQQVAAIQTCRGSHTHTQVPHPTDPNILYIYNSGAANVRKTGELSICSDGQPTRNPETALFSIDVIKVDLTRPQDAAIVNRPRIFADRDTGRVAGLWTGGRMGVASQETAPTNHCHDITVFPEINRAAGACSGNGILLDISDPENPQRVSDMFDPDMAYWHSATFDNTGDKIVFTDEWGGGGGAHCTANDPATWGANLIATVTNGRLVGRNFFKLPGVQGATENCVAHNGNLIPVPGRDLMIQAWYQGGLSVMDFTDPARPVEIAYFDRGALNADKLTIGGSWSAYWLNGRIYSSEIARGLDVLRLVPSDHLSAAEIAAAESVQLDVINPQTQTRIVWADTPDVATAYVDQLTRSGGIDAAFAQEIRSGVDQWRGGSADAATGLAERVKAAAAAQGVTAIDARRMLALAGVLERAGA encoded by the coding sequence ATGTTCGTTCGCAATGCCCTGTTGTCTTCCGCCGCCGCCCTGGCGGTGCTGGCCGCCTCCACTGCGGTTCACGCCCAGAATACTGCGGTCCAACCGCCCAGCGTACGCGTCGATGAGCGCGCGACCCTGAGCGCCGGCGTCGCCGACGCGGGACAGGCCATATCCGGAATGGTGCTGGAGCACGCGATGCGCGCGCCTCCGGGCTTCTATGACCCCGAGACCATCTTCGTGGTGCCCGAAACCCAGGAAGAGGCCAACGCCATGATGGAGCGGATGCGCTCTGATCCCAACCGGTTCAGCCCGCTGGCCCTGGCCAATACGGACATGGCCATGGCCGACGGCAAACTGTTCGTCGGCAGCTTTCATGGCTTCAATGCCTACGACGTCAGCGGTGACGGTGCCCCGCAGCTGGTGATGTCGGTCGTCTGTCCGGGCGGGCAGGGGGATCTGTCGGTCCACGGCAATCTGCTGTTCATGTCGGTCGAGGAGAACCGCGGCCGTCTGGACTGCGGGTCTTCGGGGGCCGATGGCCAGATCAATGCGGAACGCTTCCGCGGCATCCGCATCTTCGACATCAGCGACATGAGCGCGCCGCAGCAGGTCGCGGCCATCCAGACCTGCCGGGGCTCCCACACCCATACCCAGGTGCCGCATCCGACCGATCCGAACATCCTCTACATCTACAACTCCGGCGCTGCGAACGTTCGCAAGACGGGCGAGCTGTCGATCTGCTCGGACGGCCAGCCGACCCGCAACCCGGAAACGGCCCTGTTCTCGATCGACGTCATCAAGGTCGACCTGACCCGGCCCCAGGACGCCGCCATCGTGAACCGTCCGCGCATCTTTGCCGATCGCGATACGGGACGTGTCGCGGGGCTGTGGACCGGCGGTCGCATGGGCGTGGCCAGCCAGGAAACGGCGCCGACCAACCACTGCCACGACATCACCGTCTTCCCGGAAATCAACCGGGCGGCGGGGGCCTGCAGCGGCAACGGGATCCTGCTGGACATCTCCGACCCGGAGAACCCGCAGCGCGTGTCCGACATGTTCGATCCCGACATGGCGTATTGGCACTCGGCCACCTTCGACAACACGGGCGACAAGATCGTGTTCACCGACGAGTGGGGCGGTGGGGGCGGGGCCCATTGCACCGCCAACGACCCGGCCACCTGGGGCGCCAACCTGATTGCCACGGTGACCAACGGCCGCCTGGTCGGACGCAACTTCTTCAAACTGCCCGGCGTCCAGGGTGCGACCGAGAACTGCGTCGCCCACAACGGCAATCTGATCCCCGTGCCTGGCCGTGATCTGATGATCCAGGCCTGGTATCAGGGCGGTCTGTCGGTCATGGACTTCACCGATCCAGCGCGGCCGGTCGAGATCGCCTATTTCGACCGTGGTGCGCTGAACGCCGACAAGCTGACGATCGGCGGGTCGTGGTCGGCCTACTGGCTGAACGGCCGCATCTATTCCAGCGAGATCGCACGCGGTCTGGACGTCCTGCGTCTGGTGCCCAGCGACCATCTGTCGGCCGCCGAGATCGCGGCTGCCGAAAGCGTTCAGCTGGACGTGATCAATCCGCAGACCCAGACCCGGATTGTCTGGGCCGACACGCCGGACGTGGCGACGGCCTATGTGGATCAGCTGACCCGGTCAGGCGGGATCGACGCGGCCTTTGCTCAGGAGATCCGCAGCGGTGTCGACCAATGGCGGGGCGGCTCGGCCGATGCCGCGACCGGTCTGGCCGAGCGGGTCAAGGCCGCTGCGGCGGCGCAAGGCGTTACGGCCATCGATGCACGCCGCATGCTGGCCCTGGCAGGCGTGCTGGAGCGGGCCGGCGCATAG
- a CDS encoding DUF305 domain-containing protein, whose protein sequence is MPHLLGMVVGALSLFSQDPAASDPASPPIFQPGAPGQPTRTLTAAEAVSMGRTTFTEGDVRFMQHMIVHHAQAVEMVALLETRGASPVVQALGRRIALSQEAEMALMREWLTVRGQPLEMSGMGSGDHAAHGAHAGHDMAGHDMAGHAMTDDRPLMPGMLSPAQMRTLAAANGAEFDRLFLEGMIQHHRGALDMVDDLMSQPDSANDPVLSGFAASVVADQSAEILRMQSVLSDLSPPS, encoded by the coding sequence TTGCCGCATCTGTTGGGCATGGTCGTCGGGGCCCTGAGCCTGTTTTCCCAGGATCCTGCGGCGTCCGATCCGGCATCGCCGCCGATCTTCCAGCCTGGCGCGCCGGGCCAGCCGACACGCACCCTGACTGCGGCCGAGGCCGTATCCATGGGACGGACCACCTTCACCGAGGGGGATGTCCGCTTCATGCAGCACATGATCGTGCACCACGCCCAGGCGGTCGAGATGGTGGCCCTGCTGGAAACGCGCGGTGCCTCGCCTGTCGTCCAGGCCCTCGGTCGCCGCATCGCGCTCAGCCAGGAGGCCGAGATGGCGCTGATGCGCGAATGGCTGACGGTGCGTGGTCAGCCGCTTGAAATGAGTGGCATGGGGTCTGGAGATCATGCGGCGCACGGGGCCCATGCCGGGCACGACATGGCGGGACACGACATGGCCGGTCACGCGATGACCGATGACCGCCCCCTGATGCCAGGAATGCTGTCGCCGGCCCAGATGCGCACCCTAGCCGCCGCCAATGGAGCCGAGTTCGACCGGCTGTTCCTGGAAGGCATGATCCAGCATCACCGCGGCGCGCTCGACATGGTCGACGACCTGATGAGCCAGCCCGATTCCGCCAATGATCCGGTGCTGTCCGGCTTTGCCGCCTCCGTCGTGGCCGATCAGTCGGCCGAGATACTGCGGATGCAATCCGTGCTTTCCGATCTTTCACCCCCGTCCTGA
- the lpdA gene encoding dihydrolipoyl dehydrogenase — translation MAAAAEIDLVIIGSGPGGYVAAIRASQLGQKVAIVERESLGGICLNWGCIPTKALLKSGEKFESLSHLKEYGLSATGASFDFEAIIARSRGVAATMSKGIAFLMKKHKVEVVEGSARLEKGTAAPKVIVDLKAGGSRTIEAKAVMLAVGARARTLPQIGLEADGDKIWAYREALSPKRLPKSFVVIGSGAIGLEFASFYRALGSEVTVVEAVDRIMPVEDEEVSKAAQKAFEKRGIKFRVGAKVTKVSKAGQGVQVAVEVGGKAETLEAEVCISAVGITANTDGIGLEALGVAMDRGHITIDGHCQTNVKGLYAIGDCAGAPWLAHKASHEGIHAAEHIAAFKTPNVHSPIAGCTYTQPQVASVGLTEQAAKAQGREIKVGRFPFRVNGKAVAAGETEGFVKTIFDAKTGALIGAHMIGHEVTEMIQGYVTAITMEATEEDMHGIVYPHPTMSEAMHEAQLDAYGRVLHI, via the coding sequence ATGGCCGCTGCCGCTGAAATCGACCTCGTCATCATCGGTTCGGGCCCCGGCGGCTATGTCGCGGCGATCCGTGCCAGCCAGCTGGGCCAGAAGGTCGCGATCGTCGAGCGCGAGAGCCTGGGCGGCATCTGCCTGAACTGGGGCTGCATTCCCACCAAGGCCCTGCTGAAGTCTGGCGAGAAGTTCGAGAGCCTGAGCCACCTGAAGGAATACGGGCTGTCGGCCACCGGCGCGTCGTTCGACTTCGAGGCCATCATCGCCCGTTCGCGCGGTGTGGCCGCGACCATGAGCAAGGGCATCGCCTTTCTGATGAAGAAGCACAAGGTCGAGGTCGTCGAGGGCTCGGCTCGGCTGGAAAAGGGCACCGCTGCGCCCAAGGTCATCGTCGATCTGAAGGCCGGTGGATCACGCACGATCGAGGCCAAGGCCGTCATGCTGGCCGTCGGTGCCCGCGCCCGCACCCTGCCGCAGATCGGACTGGAAGCAGACGGGGACAAGATCTGGGCCTATCGCGAGGCCCTGTCGCCCAAACGCCTGCCCAAGAGCTTTGTCGTGATCGGCTCCGGAGCCATCGGTCTGGAGTTCGCCAGCTTCTATCGCGCCCTGGGCAGCGAGGTGACGGTCGTGGAGGCCGTCGACCGCATCATGCCGGTCGAGGACGAAGAGGTGTCCAAGGCCGCCCAGAAGGCCTTTGAGAAGCGCGGCATCAAGTTCCGCGTCGGGGCCAAGGTCACCAAGGTCTCTAAGGCGGGGCAGGGGGTCCAGGTCGCCGTCGAGGTCGGCGGCAAGGCCGAGACGCTGGAGGCCGAGGTCTGCATCTCTGCCGTCGGCATCACCGCCAATACGGACGGAATCGGACTGGAGGCGCTGGGCGTCGCCATGGACCGGGGCCACATCACCATCGACGGCCATTGCCAGACCAATGTGAAGGGTCTGTACGCCATCGGCGACTGCGCCGGGGCCCCTTGGCTGGCGCACAAGGCCTCGCACGAAGGCATCCATGCAGCCGAGCACATCGCCGCCTTCAAGACGCCGAACGTGCATTCGCCCATCGCCGGCTGCACCTATACCCAGCCGCAGGTGGCCTCTGTCGGCCTGACCGAACAGGCGGCCAAGGCCCAGGGCCGAGAGATCAAGGTCGGTCGCTTCCCCTTCCGTGTGAACGGCAAGGCCGTGGCAGCGGGCGAGACCGAGGGCTTCGTCAAGACCATCTTCGACGCCAAGACCGGGGCCCTGATCGGGGCCCACATGATCGGTCACGAGGTCACCGAGATGATCCAGGGCTATGTCACCGCCATCACCATGGAGGCGACCGAGGAAGACATGCACGGCATCGTCTATCCCCACCCGACCATGTCCGAGGCCATGCACGAGGCGCAACTGGACGCTTACGGCCGGGTCCTGCACATCTGA
- a CDS encoding glutathione peroxidase encodes MTSVYDFTATAIDGREQPLDAYRGQALLIVNTASKCGFTGQFAGLELLHEEFADKPFQVLGFPCNQFGAQEPGKAAEIASFCSSTYGVRFPMFDKIEVNGPHRHPLYDWLTSQKKGFLGTRDVKWNFTKFLTDKEGQVVARYAPQVEPEAIKADIEKLI; translated from the coding sequence GTGACCTCCGTCTATGATTTCACGGCAACGGCCATCGACGGACGCGAACAGCCGCTGGACGCCTATCGCGGTCAGGCCCTGCTGATCGTGAATACCGCGTCCAAATGCGGCTTTACCGGTCAGTTCGCCGGCCTTGAACTTCTGCACGAAGAGTTTGCGGATAAGCCTTTCCAGGTGCTGGGCTTTCCCTGCAATCAATTCGGCGCGCAGGAGCCGGGCAAGGCCGCCGAAATCGCCAGCTTCTGCTCAAGCACCTACGGTGTCCGGTTTCCGATGTTCGACAAGATCGAGGTCAACGGCCCGCACCGCCACCCGCTCTATGACTGGCTGACGTCCCAGAAGAAGGGCTTTCTGGGCACCCGCGACGTCAAGTGGAACTTCACCAAATTCCTGACCGACAAGGAGGGGCAGGTGGTCGCCCGCTACGCTCCCCAGGTCGAACCCGAGGCCATCAAGGCCGACATCGAAAAGCTGATCTGA
- a CDS encoding pyruvate dehydrogenase complex dihydrolipoamide acetyltransferase — MTDILMPALSPTMEEGVLAKWHVKVGDVVKAGDVIAEIETDKATMEVEAVDEGEVLEILVAEGSEGVKVNTPIARVAGEEGASAKAPPSSPATVSPPSGGRQDAERPEEGKSAPAPNTPPSAASQPVSAKGGDKGGRLFASPLARRLAAQANIDLSTIKGTGPHGRIVKRDLEGATAGSAKPAAATPAAAPAATRPVQSLAQMGIPDGSYDLIPLDGMRKAIARRMVDSIQQVPHFPLFIDVEIDALLAARARVNALLEKSGVKVSVNDFVIKAAAMALKAVPEANASYTPEGIALHHNADIAMAVAIDGGLITPIIRKAETKSLSQIATESKDLAKRARERKLKPEEFQGGTFSVSNLGMFGIKSFSSIINEPQGAIMSVGAGEQRPVVKNGQLAVATVMTVTVTCDHRVVDGATGARFLQAFKPLIEDPVTMLA, encoded by the coding sequence ATGACCGACATCCTCATGCCCGCCCTGTCGCCGACGATGGAAGAGGGCGTCCTGGCCAAATGGCACGTCAAGGTCGGCGATGTCGTCAAGGCCGGCGACGTGATCGCCGAGATCGAGACCGACAAGGCCACGATGGAGGTCGAGGCCGTGGACGAGGGCGAGGTCCTGGAGATCCTGGTGGCCGAAGGCTCCGAGGGCGTGAAGGTCAACACCCCGATCGCCCGCGTGGCGGGAGAGGAGGGAGCTTCTGCCAAGGCACCGCCCTCGAGCCCTGCCACGGTCTCTCCCCCCTCTGGGGGCAGACAGGACGCGGAGCGTCCAGAGGAGGGCAAGTCCGCCCCCGCGCCGAACACACCCCCCTCGGCTGCGTCGCAGCCTGTCTCCGCAAAGGGGGGAGATAAGGGCGGCCGCCTCTTTGCCTCGCCGCTGGCGCGTCGTCTCGCCGCCCAGGCCAATATCGACCTGTCCACGATCAAGGGCACCGGCCCGCACGGCCGGATCGTCAAGCGCGACCTGGAAGGGGCCACCGCCGGTTCGGCCAAGCCTGCCGCCGCGACACCGGCAGCCGCGCCCGCTGCCACCCGTCCCGTCCAGTCCTTGGCCCAGATGGGCATTCCGGACGGCAGCTACGACCTGATCCCGCTGGACGGCATGCGCAAGGCGATCGCCCGCCGCATGGTCGACAGCATTCAGCAGGTGCCGCATTTCCCGCTGTTCATCGACGTCGAGATCGATGCCCTGCTGGCGGCCCGTGCGCGGGTCAACGCCCTGCTCGAGAAGTCGGGCGTGAAGGTCTCGGTCAACGACTTCGTCATCAAGGCCGCCGCCATGGCGCTGAAGGCCGTGCCGGAAGCCAATGCGAGCTATACGCCCGAAGGGATCGCCCTGCATCACAACGCCGACATCGCCATGGCCGTGGCGATCGACGGCGGCCTGATCACGCCGATCATCCGCAAGGCGGAAACCAAGTCGCTGTCGCAGATTGCCACCGAGTCCAAGGATCTGGCCAAGCGGGCGCGCGAGCGCAAGTTGAAGCCCGAGGAGTTCCAGGGCGGCACCTTCAGCGTGTCCAACCTGGGCATGTTCGGCATCAAGTCCTTCTCCTCGATCATCAACGAGCCTCAGGGCGCGATCATGAGCGTGGGCGCGGGTGAGCAGCGGCCTGTGGTCAAGAACGGCCAGCTGGCGGTGGCGACGGTGATGACCGTTACCGTCACCTGCGATCACCGGGTCGTGGACGGCGCGACCGGCGCTCGTTTCCTGCAAGCCTTTAAGCCCTTGATCGAAGATCCCGTGACGATGCTGGCGTAG
- a CDS encoding VOC family protein: protein MANVLKGARGAVNHLTLSVSDLAACEAAFYTPVLTELGYEKVEEHPGQFTVWFNAAAVSAISLSQAERSHDGPYDRYRPGFHHFAFWADSPADVDAFHDKLIGWSIPVLDAPKAYPQYGPGYYAVFFADPDGLKFELTYQTIEA from the coding sequence ATGGCCAATGTGCTGAAAGGCGCGCGCGGGGCCGTCAATCACCTGACGCTCAGCGTGTCGGACCTCGCAGCCTGTGAGGCGGCCTTCTACACGCCTGTCCTGACCGAGCTCGGCTATGAAAAGGTCGAGGAGCATCCCGGCCAGTTCACCGTCTGGTTCAATGCCGCAGCCGTGTCCGCCATAAGCCTGAGTCAAGCCGAACGCAGCCATGACGGCCCCTATGACCGGTACCGGCCGGGCTTTCATCACTTCGCTTTCTGGGCCGACAGTCCCGCCGACGTGGATGCCTTTCACGACAAGCTGATCGGATGGAGCATCCCCGTTCTAGACGCCCCTAAGGCCTATCCGCAGTACGGCCCCGGTTACTACGCCGTCTTCTTCGCCGATCCGGACGGTCTTAAGTTCGAACTCACCTATCAGACGATCGAGGCCTGA